A DNA window from Procambarus clarkii isolate CNS0578487 chromosome 3, FALCON_Pclarkii_2.0, whole genome shotgun sequence contains the following coding sequences:
- the LOC123760915 gene encoding uncharacterized protein, with the protein MCILVLHNESSRSLVGDLHNKFQNITKKKALLALRESQTLQSLKLLVLGRRLQTEDSKIEEITSFNCHGQTGLQDWNIYENYVGTENDKVECGYYEGKDSSNLMGLADTCSDYKVCLSSYVYESSLLCHQDGDLEDINGLERRYERPSEPVLDKTWKNDQVWQDAESMSRNDASKYRLETVSGLDPDDWHDADEDKFGEVEVRDGLMPGQNTSTVLLDTSASGARRSAGDSEGGAGRGGRGARRRRRRRRGGRRGGAGGGDGGGGGGGDGGAGGGDGGAGGGDGGAGGGDGGAGGGDGGAGGGDGGGDGGAGGGAGGGDGGAGGGDGGAGGGDGGGDGGAGGGDGGGDGGAGGGDGGGDGGAGGGDGGAGDWGAGDWGAGDWGAGDWGAGDWAAGDWAAGDWAAGDWGAGGGDGGAGDGDGGAGDGDGGATGPVQKRGSRSKGPKKATLQKPKETLPPMSAKSKKKRSKLRKNSSQSGEGVLPEDGRGFYYFCSDVPVTVKCRLGPNKRETLELPLSEDAIKRMKDAFEEAKIKDSIRRGPGRVPDMAEHIPTLPQLLQDPAPSRTVISRHSSRSTDESAFTKSPRRGARGSKEKLGSQEGTRKRNATIVDCHRNLIDRTRELRSRNASKSTSPRHLSTQEASGLSPPEHVNKSAPPMITLPISALKDLGISLPSRTKDSLSVPLPTVPQEDSDSSIDGDN; encoded by the exons ATGTGTATTTTAGTCCTTCATAATG AATCTTCGAGGAGTCTTGTTGGAGACCTGCACaataaatttcaaaatattaCGAAGAAAAAAGCGTTATTGGCATTGAGAGAATCTCAAACACTTCAGTCACTAAAATTGTTAGTATTAGGACGGCGCCTCCAAACTGAAGATTCTAAAATTGAGGAAATTACTAGTTTTAATTGTCATGGACAGACGGGCCTGCAAGACTGGAATATTTACGAGAATTACGTAGGAACGGAAAATGATAAAGTTGAGTGCGGATACTACGAGGGAAAAGATTCCTCAAATTTAATGGGTCTTGCAGATACTTGCTCAGATTATAAAGTGTGTTTATCAAGTTATGTTTATGAAAGTAGTTTACTATGTCACCAAGATGGTGACCTCGAGGATATAAATGGCCTGGAGAGACGATACGAACGCCCGAGTGAGCCAGTACTTGACAAAACCTGGAAAAACGACCAAGTTTGGCAGGATGCAGAATCGATGTCTCGGAACGACGCGTCTAAGTATCGGCTGGAGACTGTTTCAGGCCTCGACCCTGACGACTGGCATGATGCTGACGAAGACAAGTTCGGAGAAGTTGAAGTGCGTGATGGTTTGATGCCTGGACAGAACACGAGCACTGTGCTGTTAGATACTAGTGCCTCCGGTGCTAGACGCAGTGCCGGCGACTCTGAGGGCGGTGCTGGGCGCGGTGGTCGTGGTGCTAGACGACGACGACGTCGTCGTCGTGGTGGTCGTCGTGGCGGTGCCGGGGGCGGCGACGGTGGTGGCGGGGGCGGGGGCGACGGTGGTGCCGGGGGCGGCGACGGGGGTGCCGGGGGCGGCGACGGGGGTGCCGGGGGCGGCGACGGGGGTGCCGGGGGCGGCGACGGGGGTGCCGGGGGCGGAGATGGTGGCGGCGACGGTGGTGCCGGGGGCGGTGCCGGGGGCGGCGACGGGGGTGCCGGGGGCGGCGACGGGGGTGCCGGGGGAGGCGACGGTGGCGGCGACGGGGGTGCCGGGGGCGGAGATGGTGGCGGCGACGGGGGTGCCGGGGGCGGAGATGGTGGCGGCGACGGGGGTGCCGGGGGCGGCGACGGGGGTGCCGGCGACTGGGGTGCCGGCGACTGGGGTGCCGGCGACTGGGGTGCCGGCGACTGGGGTGCCGGTGACTGGGCTGCCGGTGACTGGGCTGCCGGTGACTGGGCTGCCGGTGACTGGGGTGCCGGTGGCGGCGACGGGGGTGCCGGGGACGGCGACGGGGGTGCCGGGGACGGCGACGGGGGTGCCACCGGGCCAGTGCAAAAACGTGGCTCCCGTTCAAAGGGGCCTAAAAAGGCTACATTACAAAAGCCCAAGGAAACGCTCCCACCTATGTCGGCCAAATCTAAAAAGAAAAGATCGAAGCTTAGGAAAAACTCTAGTCAAAGCGGTGAGGGTGTCCTTCCTGAAGATGGAAGAGGTTTTTATTATTTCTGTTCTGACGTTCCAGTGACTGTCAAATGTAGGCTTGGTCCAAATAAACGTGAGACCCTAGAACTCCCTCTATCTGAGGATGCAATTAAACGCATGAAAGATGCCTTTGAAGAGGCTAAAATTAAGGATTCTATCAGGAGAGGACCGGGCAGGGTTCCCGACATGGCTGAACATATACCTACCCTTCCACAATTACTTCAGGATCCAGCTCCATCCAGAACTGTAATATCTCGCCATTCATCTCGGTCAACAGATGAATCCGCGTTCACTAAATCACCACGGCGGGGAGCGCGCGGCTCTAAAGAAAAATTAGGTTCTCAAGAGGGTACCCGTAAGCGAAATGCTACTATCGTAGATTGCCATCGTAATCTTATTGACCGGACCAGAGAATTGCGTAGTAGAAACGCGAGTAAGTCTACTTCTCCAAGGCATCTTTCTACCCAAGAGGCTTCTGGTCTCTCCCCACCTGAGCACGTCAACAAATCTGCTCCTCCAATGATTACACTGCCCATTTCTGCCCTGAAGGATCTGGGAATCTCTCTACCTTCGCGCAccaaggattctctttcagtgccATTGCCAACTGTTCCCCAAGAGGACTCGGATTCTAGTATAGATGGTGATAACTGA
- the LOC123771362 gene encoding uncharacterized protein: MGPVVGLSPGPGPVSSPAASASPVAGSPGWEVVAPAEIAREGRGLVPVLTNASVPAASVPLASMSVPSTPLPSAQSSVVTPSPVVSAPAPSPSVIASPATPPAMLLAYIRPTPVLQSRVVPPSVSKPSVRPLPVPTASVVEGAELEVPDFMHRPRGSRSHVNAPMEL; this comes from the coding sequence ATGGGTCCTGTGGTGGGATTGTCGCCTGGCCCTGGTCCGGTGTCTTCTCCGGCTGCCTCCGCGTCACCGGTTGCTGGTTCCCCGGGTTGGGAGGTTGTGGCACCGGCCGAGATTGCGAGAGAGGGTAGGGGCTTGGTGCCGGTTCTTACAAATGCTTCTGTTCCGGCGGCCTCCGTGCCTCTGGCGTCCATGTCTGTGCCTTCCACGCCTTTGCCCTCTGCTCAGTCGTCCGTTGTTACTCCGTCCCCTGTGGTGTCGGCCCCTGCACCATCGCCCTCTGTGATTGCGTCCCCTGCGACTCCGCCCGCTATGTTGCTGGCCTATATCCGGCCGACTCCTGTGCTTCAGTCCCGTGTGGTTCCACCGTCTGTATCAAAGCCCTCTGTGCGGCCTCTTCCCGTGCCTACCGCCTCCGTGGTGGAGGGCGCCGAGCTGGAGGTTCCCGACTTCATGCATCGACCGCGAGGGTCACGTAGTCACGTTAACGCGCCTATGGAATTGTAG